One region of Chryseobacterium muglaense genomic DNA includes:
- a CDS encoding nucleoside phosphorylase, producing MLNKLAASELILNEDGSVYHLNLLPEDIATKIILVGDPDRVPKVSKYFDKVEVKKNKREFYTHTGTLRGERISVMSTGIGTENIDIVMNELDALVNIDLKEKEFKSEHQSLELFRMGTCGSVNPDVQVDNMLVTQNVVGLDGLMHFYQDYQFENEFSKNFYEKFPYEKIKPMLYFSDWSEELGELYKDAKYHGNTATFPGFYAPQGRQLRLKALDEKFLENLNDLGITNFEMETSAIYAFSKLLGHKAITVNNVIANRRRGEFSSDHHASEKNLIEWVLDRIIK from the coding sequence ATGCTAAATAAACTTGCAGCTTCAGAATTGATTCTGAACGAAGACGGAAGTGTATATCACCTTAACCTATTACCGGAAGATATCGCCACTAAAATAATTTTGGTGGGCGATCCCGACAGAGTTCCAAAAGTTTCTAAATACTTTGATAAAGTTGAAGTTAAAAAAAACAAAAGAGAATTTTATACTCACACAGGAACTTTGCGTGGCGAAAGAATTTCTGTAATGTCAACCGGAATCGGTACCGAGAATATTGATATCGTAATGAATGAGCTTGATGCTTTGGTGAACATTGATTTGAAAGAAAAAGAATTTAAATCTGAACACCAATCATTAGAACTATTCAGAATGGGAACTTGCGGAAGTGTAAATCCTGATGTGCAGGTTGACAATATGCTGGTTACTCAAAATGTAGTTGGACTTGACGGTTTAATGCATTTTTACCAGGATTACCAGTTTGAAAATGAGTTTTCAAAGAATTTCTATGAAAAATTCCCTTACGAAAAAATTAAGCCAATGCTTTATTTCTCTGACTGGTCTGAAGAATTGGGTGAATTGTATAAAGATGCCAAATACCACGGAAACACTGCTACTTTCCCGGGGTTTTATGCTCCACAAGGCAGACAGCTGCGTTTAAAAGCTTTGGATGAAAAGTTCCTTGAAAATTTAAATGATTTAGGAATTACTAATTTTGAAATGGAAACATCTGCAATTTATGCTTTCTCAAAATTGTTGGGCCACAAAGCGATTACCGTAAATAATGTAATTGCCAACAGAAGACGTGGCGAATTTTCATCAGATCATCATGCTTCTGAAAAGAATTTGATAGAATGGGTTCTCGACAGAATCATAAAATAA